From the genome of Candidatus Effluviviaceae Genus V sp.:
TATGCGCTTCGGTGAACGAGGTCGTCGTGCACGGGATCCCGGGAGAGCGGGAGCTTCAAGAGGGCGACATCATCGGTGTGGACGTCGGCGTCAGAAAGGCCGGGTACATCGGCGACGGCGCGAGGACGTTCCCGGTGGGCGAGATTCGGGACGAGGCCAGGTGCCTGATGGACGTGACGCAGCAGGCGCTCATGAACGGACTGGCCGCGGCGTCCGACGGGAGACATCTCTCGGACCTCTCGAACGTCATCCAGACGACCGCTGAGGCGAGCGGGTACTCGGTCGTCAGGGAGCTCGCGGGACACGGCGTGGGACGCGAGATGCACGAGCCTCCGGAGGTGCCGAACTACGGGCCTCCCGGACGCGGTCCCGTCCTGAGATCCGGGATGGTGATCGCGGTCGAGCCGATGGTCAACGCGGGCGGCGCCGCCGTGAGAACGTTGCCCGACGGCTGGACGGTGGTCACGGCCGACGCCAGTCTGTCGGCGCACTTCGAGCACTCCGTCGTGGTGACGGGCAACGGCGTGGACATCCTGACCCTGAGCGCCGCGAAGCGGGAGCAGTTGAAGGACTGAGGGAGTCCCAGTATGGCGAAGCAGAAGGGGATCACTGTCGAAGGAGTCGTGGTCGAGGCCCTGCCGAACGCGATGTTCCGCGTGGAGCTGGACAACGGCCACAAGGTCCTCGCTCACATCTCCGGGAAGATGCGGATGCACTACATCAAGATCCTCCCGGGTGACCGCGTGACGCTCGAGGTCTCTCCGTACGACTGGTCCCGGGGACGCATTACATACAGGTACAAGTGATCCCTCGAGCGGGCGTCCCTGCGGGGGCGCACTGCGAAGGGGCGACGTCCGCCCGGAGCGCGTGAGGAGACGGGAAGGACCCGACACGCGGGGAAGGACGCTCAGGAGGTGGCACGATGAAGGTACGGTCATCAGTCAAGCGCATCTGCGAGCACTGCAAGCTCATCAGACGGCACGGCAAGGTGCGCGTGATCTGCAAGAACAGACGACACAACCAGGTTCAGGGATAGGAACGGACCGAAGAGGGAGGTCTTCAAGTTGGCGCGTCTTGTCGGAGTTGACATTCCTGACGCGAAGCGTGCGGTCGTCGCGCTCACGTATATCTACGGTATCGGACGCACGACGTCCGAGAGGATCCTGGACCAGGCCGGTGTGGACGGGTCGACGAGGGTCAAGGATCTCACCGCGGACGAGCTGAACCGCATCCGTCAGGTCATCGAGAACAACTACAGGGTCGAGGGTAGTCTCCGAACCGAGCTGGCTCTGAGCATCAAGCGCCTGAAGGACATCGGATGCTACAGAGGCTGGCGGCACAGGCGGAACCTGCCGGTCAGGGGACAGCGGACCCGAACGAATGCGCGGACCCAGAAGGGCCCGAAGAAGACGGTCGCCGGCAAGCGGAAGTCGGCCGGCAAGAAGTAGTCACTGCACGTAGGAGGAACAGTTGGCTCAGCGCAAGAAGAAGCAGGTCGAGCCGGACGGCATCGCTCACGTCAAGGCGAGCTTCAACAACACCGTCGTCTCGCTCACGGACAGCAAGGGCAACGCCATCGCGTGGTCGAGTGCGGGCCGCGTCGGGTTCCGTGGGTCGAAG
Proteins encoded in this window:
- the map gene encoding type I methionyl aminopeptidase; this translates as MIAIREPEEIDLLRESGRIVAEALDLAERMISPGVTTGALDREIETFIRDEGGTPEFKGFHGYPASICASVNEVVVHGIPGERELQEGDIIGVDVGVRKAGYIGDGARTFPVGEIRDEARCLMDVTQQALMNGLAAASDGRHLSDLSNVIQTTAEASGYSVVRELAGHGVGREMHEPPEVPNYGPPGRGPVLRSGMVIAVEPMVNAGGAAVRTLPDGWTVVTADASLSAHFEHSVVVTGNGVDILTLSAAKREQLKD
- the rpsM gene encoding 30S ribosomal protein S13, with the protein product MARLVGVDIPDAKRAVVALTYIYGIGRTTSERILDQAGVDGSTRVKDLTADELNRIRQVIENNYRVEGSLRTELALSIKRLKDIGCYRGWRHRRNLPVRGQRTRTNARTQKGPKKTVAGKRKSAGKK
- the infA gene encoding translation initiation factor IF-1, encoding MAKQKGITVEGVVVEALPNAMFRVELDNGHKVLAHISGKMRMHYIKILPGDRVTLEVSPYDWSRGRITYRYK
- the rpmJ gene encoding 50S ribosomal protein L36, with the translated sequence MKVRSSVKRICEHCKLIRRHGKVRVICKNRRHNQVQG